One Thermodesulfobacteriota bacterium DNA segment encodes these proteins:
- a CDS encoding DUF2400 family protein, whose translation MADKNLKIELERLYRTYDRTFLDSDPLGLVHGFRAGRDLEVAGLIASSLAYGRVEGIRRSIERVFELMGGEPYRFTMAFRPQGKGKKIFSDSRFVHRFTRAEDVACLIYFARQMIEEGG comes from the coding sequence ATGGCTGATAAGAATCTTAAGATAGAGCTCGAAAGGCTTTACCGTACCTACGATCGCACTTTTCTCGACTCTGACCCCCTGGGGCTCGTCCACGGGTTCAGGGCCGGGCGCGACCTGGAGGTCGCCGGGCTTATAGCCTCCTCCCTCGCATACGGCCGGGTGGAGGGGATAAGGAGGAGCATCGAGCGTGTGTTCGAGCTCATGGGCGGGGAGCCGTATCGTTTCACCATGGCCTTCCGGCCCCAAGGGAAGGGAAAAAAGATTTTTTCCGATTCCCGCTTTGTCCACCGCTTCACGCGCGCCGAGGACGTAGCCTGCCTCATATACTTCGCCAGGCAGATGATAGAGGAGGGGGGC
- a CDS encoding glycosyltransferase family 39 protein, which produces MASMSWLKWSDILIDFGREVYVPWQLAEGKVLYRDIFYFNGPLSPYLNSLLFRLFGESIFVLEAFNILVIAATTFLIYKLFKEEGDGLSTLFVCAAFLTLFAFPQYMPYGNYNFVAPYSHELTHGIFISLLGLYLLRLYVEERRYLWLASMGFCAGLALLTKVEVYFSFLTAVVLGLFLAFRAERPGWSGILKRVSIFGFAAILPVAAFLAYLSLHMEVREALRGIFGSWFILGTTDVGSTLFYRVIMGVERPWFNLGRMLTVFSWYAAWFVVVAVVNHAFGKTGFLRKHAGLVACLVSVLVFFRFHEWVPWPEIFRPLPLIMLLFGAAIFVLFVRSRNGHEAPGRSIPVLALTVFSFMMLLKILLAVHIVHYGFALAMPATLVFIKALLSWAPSLLTRLSGHCSFYRMAVLTTIMLTVGWHAGVSWGFYKLRSFAVGSGWDTVVTYGPGVTSRGLHLKAALEEIEKIMAPRESFVALPEGVILNYLSRRPNPTGFVNFLPPDVIMFGEERMLAVFEEAPPDYVLLVSRPTPEYGYEFFGRDYGLKLYSWATDNYEPVSQIGAAPFQGDDFGVVIMKRVDG; this is translated from the coding sequence ATGGCATCCATGAGTTGGCTCAAGTGGTCGGACATCCTGATCGACTTCGGCAGGGAGGTGTACGTCCCCTGGCAGCTTGCCGAGGGCAAGGTGCTCTACCGCGACATTTTCTACTTTAACGGCCCGCTTTCTCCCTACCTGAACTCCCTCCTCTTTCGTCTCTTCGGCGAGTCCATATTTGTGCTCGAAGCCTTTAATATTCTGGTAATAGCCGCTACTACTTTTCTTATATATAAGCTCTTCAAAGAAGAGGGCGACGGGCTCTCCACGCTTTTCGTATGCGCCGCCTTCCTAACGCTTTTTGCTTTTCCCCAGTACATGCCGTATGGAAACTACAACTTCGTAGCGCCATATTCCCATGAGCTGACCCACGGCATCTTTATTTCTCTCCTGGGTCTGTACCTTCTCAGGCTCTACGTGGAAGAGAGGAGGTATCTCTGGCTCGCCTCAATGGGGTTCTGTGCGGGTCTTGCACTCCTTACAAAGGTAGAGGTTTACTTTTCGTTCTTAACGGCCGTGGTCCTGGGACTTTTCCTTGCGTTTCGGGCCGAGAGGCCGGGATGGTCCGGGATATTAAAGAGGGTTTCCATTTTCGGGTTTGCCGCCATACTCCCCGTTGCCGCATTCCTTGCTTACCTGAGCCTGCATATGGAGGTGAGGGAGGCGCTAAGGGGCATCTTCGGCTCGTGGTTCATTTTGGGCACGACCGATGTCGGTTCAACCCTGTTTTATCGGGTGATTATGGGTGTGGAAAGGCCTTGGTTCAACCTCGGGCGTATGCTGACCGTATTCTCGTGGTATGCGGCGTGGTTCGTCGTAGTTGCCGTCGTGAACCACGCGTTCGGCAAGACCGGCTTCCTTAGAAAGCACGCTGGTCTCGTCGCCTGTCTGGTATCGGTCCTTGTTTTTTTCCGCTTTCACGAGTGGGTACCATGGCCTGAGATTTTCAGGCCTCTGCCCCTTATAATGTTGCTGTTCGGCGCGGCTATTTTCGTGCTCTTCGTTCGCAGCCGTAACGGCCATGAAGCGCCCGGACGGTCCATACCCGTGTTAGCCCTGACAGTGTTTTCGTTCATGATGCTTTTAAAGATACTGCTGGCCGTCCACATCGTTCACTACGGTTTCGCTCTGGCTATGCCGGCGACCCTGGTGTTTATAAAGGCGCTACTCTCATGGGCGCCATCGCTGCTTACGAGGCTCTCCGGCCACTGTTCTTTCTACCGCATGGCCGTGCTTACGACCATCATGTTAACGGTCGGATGGCATGCGGGGGTTTCCTGGGGCTTCTACAAACTGAGGAGCTTTGCCGTCGGGAGTGGTTGGGATACGGTGGTTACCTACGGGCCGGGAGTGACTTCTCGGGGGCTGCACCTGAAGGCGGCGCTGGAGGAGATCGAGAAGATCATGGCCCCCAGGGAGAGTTTCGTCGCCCTGCCCGAAGGCGTGATACTCAACTACCTGTCGAGGCGGCCGAACCCTACCGGCTTCGTCAATTTTCTTCCGCCGGATGTCATTATGTTCGGCGAGGAGAGGATGCTCGCGGTATTTGAGGAAGCCCCCCCCGACTATGTGCTCCTGGTCAGCAGGCCCACCCCCGAATACGGCTATGAGTTTTTCGGCCGGGACTACGGGCTTAAGCTGTACTCGTGGGCTACCGACAACTACGAGCCGGTATCGCAGATAGGCGCGGCACCTTTCCAGGGGGACGACTTCGGGGTGGTTATAATGAAGCGCGTCGATGGTTAA
- a CDS encoding glycosyltransferase family 39 protein, translating into MRSGEKSGALLHALILLAVGAAMVSVSWLKWPDILIDFGREVYVPWQLAEGKVLYRDIFYFNGPFSPYLNSLLFRLFGESILIIEAFNILAIAGITYLIYRLFSEKEGDSSALLVCICFLTVFAFSQYGRVGNSNFVTPYSNEITHGMLVSLLSIWFFRLYLKERGCVWLALVGFCLGLLFVTKIEIFLAAFTAVSSGLLLVLWYERPGGREALKEISVMGFAFILPAGAFLAYLSLYMRPEEALRGIFGPWVMLATTDVGSTQFYRTVRGTDRILFNLKQMMSVAALYFGWFSLIAAVNHMLGKIGGPFRRRGLLISFAVTMLLLVGFSSAVPWLKILRPLPIVTAIIGVVLLARLVRGRESGEARERDIMRFVIAVFSFMLLLKVLLNIDIRFYGFALAMPAALLTVKALVAWVPSYLNRVSGYSVFFRWAALTTIAVMVVWHLTYSVSLYRLKGFAMGSGGDTVVGYNYKADLKGTHDALVADVLEEIEKIMGPEDSFVALPEGLMLNYLSRRLSPTGFLTFVPANFVMFGEERMLAAFEERPPDYVLMVHRDTSEYGYEFFGRDYGLKLYSWATDNYEPVSQIGATPFQGKDFGVLIMRRAGERGRLNDGNFHE; encoded by the coding sequence ATGAGATCTGGTGAAAAAAGCGGCGCCCTTTTGCATGCCCTGATACTCCTGGCCGTGGGGGCGGCCATGGTCAGCGTGAGCTGGCTCAAGTGGCCGGACATCCTGATAGACTTCGGCAGGGAGGTATACGTCCCCTGGCAGCTTGCCGAGGGCAAGGTGCTCTACCGCGACATCTTTTACTTCAACGGTCCGTTCTCTCCGTATCTGAACTCCCTTCTGTTCCGCCTCTTCGGCGAGTCCATCCTTATCATAGAAGCCTTCAATATCCTGGCGATAGCCGGTATTACATACCTTATATACAGGCTCTTTTCCGAAAAGGAAGGGGATTCCTCAGCCCTTCTCGTATGCATCTGCTTCCTGACCGTCTTTGCCTTTTCCCAGTATGGGAGGGTCGGAAATTCCAACTTCGTCACGCCCTACTCCAACGAGATAACCCACGGGATGCTCGTTTCGCTTCTGAGTATATGGTTTTTCCGGTTGTACTTGAAGGAGAGAGGGTGCGTGTGGCTCGCATTAGTGGGCTTTTGCCTCGGACTCCTATTCGTTACGAAAATCGAGATTTTCCTGGCTGCGTTCACTGCCGTCTCATCCGGGCTTCTTCTCGTGTTGTGGTATGAACGGCCGGGAGGCCGTGAAGCGCTTAAGGAAATCTCCGTGATGGGGTTTGCGTTTATCCTTCCGGCCGGGGCGTTCCTCGCATATCTAAGTTTGTATATGCGGCCGGAGGAGGCCCTAAGGGGTATTTTCGGTCCATGGGTGATGCTGGCTACTACCGACGTGGGTTCGACCCAGTTTTATCGTACAGTCAGGGGCACCGACCGGATATTGTTCAATCTGAAACAGATGATGAGCGTTGCGGCGTTGTACTTCGGATGGTTTTCGCTCATCGCGGCTGTCAACCACATGCTTGGTAAAATCGGCGGCCCATTCAGAAGGCGTGGGTTGCTGATCTCCTTTGCGGTCACGATGCTGTTGCTTGTCGGGTTTTCCAGTGCGGTTCCGTGGCTGAAAATCCTGAGGCCCCTCCCTATCGTAACGGCGATTATAGGCGTGGTACTTCTTGCGCGGTTGGTCCGTGGCCGCGAAAGCGGCGAGGCACGGGAGCGGGACATAATGAGGTTTGTCATTGCCGTGTTTTCGTTTATGCTGCTCCTGAAGGTATTGTTGAATATCGACATAAGATTTTACGGCTTCGCACTCGCAATGCCGGCCGCGCTTTTGACGGTGAAGGCGCTTGTCGCCTGGGTGCCCTCTTACCTCAACAGGGTGTCGGGCTATAGCGTCTTTTTCCGGTGGGCCGCGCTGACGACCATAGCGGTAATGGTCGTGTGGCATCTGACCTACAGTGTAAGCCTGTATAGGCTGAAAGGCTTCGCCATGGGAAGCGGGGGAGATACCGTGGTCGGCTATAACTATAAGGCCGATCTTAAAGGGACCCACGACGCGCTCGTGGCAGACGTGCTTGAGGAGATAGAGAAGATCATGGGCCCCGAGGATAGTTTTGTCGCCCTGCCCGAAGGGCTTATGCTTAATTACCTGTCGAGGCGGCTGAGCCCGACCGGGTTTCTCACCTTCGTCCCGGCGAACTTCGTGATGTTCGGTGAGGAGAGGATGCTCGCGGCATTTGAGGAACGCCCCCCCGACTATGTGCTCATGGTCCACAGGGACACCTCAGAATACGGCTATGAGTTTTTCGGCCGGGACTACGGGCTTAAGCTGTACTCGTGGGCTACCGACAACTACGAGCCGGTATCGCAGATAGGCGCTACACCCTTTCAGGGAAAAGATTTCGGGGTCCTCATAATGAGACGTGCCGGGGAGCGAGGACGACTTAACGACGGCAACTTTCATGAGTGA